One window of Actinomycetota bacterium genomic DNA carries:
- a CDS encoding LysR substrate-binding domain-containing protein — MINVTRMRMLREVHSRGGIAAAAEALYMSPSAVSQQMVALERETGVNLLERSGRGVRLTPAGHKLVAHAERVLAVLEEAQAELATLASGNTAVGPLRICAFPTAARTILVPAVAALRQSHPLLAPIVSDHEPEESIPMLKSGEMNVVLTYEFDQLAPTSTNGIERHLLAAESMYIAMSREHPLAAGPVRIADFADEGWIVGRDGSPFLEVQVRVSNLAGYEPRIDFHSNDYQVILAAVAAGLGVALVPPLAVFAESADVVFRLPEDIRIQRRIAALIRAGSSGHPAISAALDALRSAAPAKSGLGSSS; from the coding sequence ATGATAAACGTCACCCGAATGCGCATGCTCCGAGAAGTCCACTCCCGCGGCGGCATCGCTGCGGCCGCTGAAGCGCTATACATGTCGCCATCTGCCGTGTCACAGCAGATGGTCGCACTCGAGCGCGAGACCGGCGTGAACCTGCTCGAGCGGTCGGGACGCGGAGTCCGGCTGACACCAGCGGGACACAAGCTTGTCGCCCACGCCGAGAGGGTCCTCGCCGTCCTCGAAGAGGCCCAAGCCGAGCTCGCAACCCTAGCTAGCGGCAACACCGCCGTAGGCCCGCTGCGAATCTGTGCCTTTCCCACCGCCGCACGAACCATACTGGTCCCGGCAGTAGCCGCCCTGAGACAGTCTCATCCACTACTAGCCCCCATTGTGAGCGACCATGAGCCCGAAGAGAGCATCCCAATGCTCAAAAGCGGTGAGATGAACGTCGTTCTCACCTACGAATTCGACCAGCTGGCCCCCACCTCGACCAACGGCATCGAAAGGCATCTGCTGGCAGCCGAGTCGATGTACATCGCGATGTCCCGGGAGCACCCGTTAGCCGCAGGGCCGGTCCGGATCGCCGATTTCGCCGATGAGGGCTGGATTGTTGGAAGGGACGGTTCGCCATTCCTTGAAGTGCAGGTCCGTGTCTCGAACCTTGCCGGGTACGAGCCGCGTATCGACTTCCACAGCAACGACTACCAGGTGATTCTCGCTGCGGTAGCGGCCGGGCTTGGGGTGGCTCTTGTGCCCCCACTGGCGGTATTCGCCGAATCTGCCGACGTGGTCTTCCGCCTACCTGAAGACATCCGAATTCAACGCCGGATCGCTGCGCTCATCAGGGCGGGCAGCAGTGGCCATCCCGCCATCAGCGCAGCACTGGACGCACTCCGCTCGGCTGCCCCGGCCAAGTCGGGGCTTGGCTCTTCCAGCTAA
- a CDS encoding methylated-DNA--[protein]-cysteine S-methyltransferase — MGTQSVRYDYADTSLGRLIVAWTDAGVCFAALGDCDEQLLRETQSRLRAPAITRETDAPWVRAVAGLLEDPLRPAEVPLDICGTKFQQEVWQALRGISPGQTASYAQIAESIGRPSATRAVASACGANPVLMLVPCHRVLGSDGSLRGYRWGVERKRTLLERESAP; from the coding sequence TTGGGCACGCAATCCGTCCGCTACGACTACGCCGACACCTCACTGGGCAGGCTGATCGTCGCCTGGACTGATGCGGGCGTGTGCTTCGCGGCTCTCGGGGATTGCGACGAGCAGCTTCTACGCGAGACGCAGTCGAGGCTTCGCGCACCCGCCATCACCCGCGAGACCGACGCCCCCTGGGTCCGCGCGGTAGCCGGGCTACTCGAAGACCCCCTTCGGCCAGCTGAAGTCCCGCTCGACATCTGCGGAACCAAGTTCCAGCAGGAAGTCTGGCAAGCGTTGCGCGGGATATCACCGGGTCAGACCGCATCCTACGCGCAGATCGCCGAGAGCATCGGCCGGCCTTCGGCGACTCGAGCGGTTGCCAGTGCCTGTGGTGCAAATCCGGTCCTGATGCTCGTCCCGTGCCACCGTGTACTCGGTTCCGACGGCTCGTTGCGTGGATATCGCTGGGGAGTGGAGCGCAAACGCACGCTGCTGGAGCGCGAATCGGCCCCCTAG
- a CDS encoding radical SAM protein has translation MAHVRSLFFKQGPLTEIENKAVQASKLGRPSEVIWNITNRCNLLCDHCYMAADANAKPEQLTDEETIDIIRQMGASQLPLLFMSGGEPMMRPNFWEMLTEARKQDIRVTISTNATLIDRETAKRLKSIGIGYIATSLYGPEEFHDALVGVPGTRKRVVEAIKILREEGVGVAIKTAVSKDTWPHVYDLIQEAKDLDAGLIYLCDLITSGRSEQGEDNRISADQWRELADFILKDTLETIESGEKSLEYDIGAMPSFVPYIAEKLVELGYDLTDTLERLKIMTACPVGKGLMNINSEGGIMPCQFAQDWTIGNIRDTTFRQASDNLLELRHVPVTGKCGECEYLHICYGCRTKAWHAEGDPMGEDPTCMLDPEFQRSERLVRMAAPCCAPGACS, from the coding sequence ATGGCACACGTACGTTCACTGTTCTTCAAGCAAGGGCCCCTCACAGAGATCGAGAACAAGGCTGTCCAGGCCTCCAAACTTGGACGCCCTAGCGAAGTGATCTGGAACATCACCAACCGCTGCAACCTGCTGTGCGACCACTGCTACATGGCAGCCGATGCCAACGCGAAGCCCGAGCAGCTCACAGACGAGGAGACCATCGACATCATCCGCCAGATGGGGGCATCCCAACTGCCGCTGCTCTTCATGTCCGGTGGCGAGCCAATGATGCGTCCCAACTTCTGGGAGATGCTGACCGAGGCCCGCAAGCAAGACATCCGGGTGACCATCTCCACCAACGCCACCCTCATCGACCGCGAAACCGCCAAGAGGCTCAAGTCGATCGGTATCGGCTACATCGCCACCTCGCTCTACGGACCTGAGGAGTTCCACGATGCCCTTGTCGGCGTGCCTGGAACCCGCAAGCGCGTCGTCGAGGCGATCAAGATCCTTCGCGAGGAAGGCGTGGGCGTGGCCATCAAGACCGCGGTGTCCAAGGACACCTGGCCCCACGTCTACGACCTCATCCAGGAGGCCAAGGACCTCGATGCCGGGCTGATCTACCTGTGCGATCTCATCACCTCGGGCCGCTCGGAGCAGGGCGAGGACAACCGCATCTCGGCGGATCAATGGCGGGAGCTCGCCGACTTCATCCTTAAGGACACCCTGGAGACCATCGAGAGCGGCGAGAAGAGCCTCGAGTACGACATCGGCGCCATGCCATCGTTCGTCCCCTACATCGCCGAGAAGCTCGTCGAACTCGGATACGACCTCACCGACACCCTGGAGCGTCTCAAGATCATGACCGCCTGCCCCGTGGGCAAGGGACTCATGAACATCAACTCCGAGGGCGGCATCATGCCTTGCCAGTTCGCACAGGACTGGACGATCGGCAACATCCGCGACACCACCTTCAGGCAGGCTTCGGACAACCTGCTCGAACTCAGGCACGTCCCCGTGACCGGCAAGTGCGGCGAGTGTGAGTACCTCCACATCTGCTACGGCTGCCGCACAAAGGCGTGGCACGCCGAAGGCGATCCCATGGGCGAGGATCCGACCTGCATGCTCGATCCCGAGTTCCAGCGCTCTGAGCGACTGGTCCGAATGGCCGCGCCTTGCTGCGCTCCGGGAGCCTGCAGTTAG
- the pknB gene encoding Stk1 family PASTA domain-containing Ser/Thr kinase → MVFGRRYRVTEKIGVGGMAEVFKAVDEVLGRTVAVKVLHSHYAANPSFIARFRQEAQAAANLSHPGIVNIYDWGQDDSTYYIVMEFVHGTNLKDLITERGPVDPAKVAEYGLRVAEALSVAHGYDIIHRDIKPHNIVLTPGGAIKVMDFGIARAGNTQMTQTGSVLGTAHYVSPEQAQGRDLTPASDLYSLGVVLYELATGRVPFDADTPVAVALKQVNEEPVPPSKINPSIPRSLEAVIMRAMAKNPADRYASAVEMGRDLSRVASGRTIESAMNDSRDMDTTTVMPKIGSDGERVGPPRVRAVPRRRNPWPWVALVTILLIIAFGAAWGLGVFETTPRVVVPNLTGMSEQQVTDALDEIGLSVGAVTFEYSEEPSGTVLSHNPEAGTEVEVPSEISVVFSKGTEQLGIPNLVGMSEPEALAGIRLAGFELNLIQREYSDQPEGAVIRQTPEADSLAPPGALVTIVVSKGLELREIPPVGGMTQPDARRQLEAAGFAVKVAEEFSDTVARGTVIGQSPTAGASINVGGEVTIRVSKGRDLVKVPRVIDMREEQAIAALQAAGFEVDIQEQVSPDDGIVLTQDPIPDFSAPRGSLVIIYVGVRP, encoded by the coding sequence ATGGTTTTCGGCCGGAGATACCGAGTCACCGAGAAGATCGGTGTTGGCGGCATGGCCGAGGTGTTCAAGGCCGTCGACGAGGTCCTCGGCAGGACAGTAGCGGTCAAGGTGCTCCACTCCCACTACGCTGCGAATCCGTCGTTCATCGCCCGTTTCCGCCAGGAGGCCCAAGCTGCCGCGAACCTGTCGCATCCGGGTATCGTCAACATCTACGATTGGGGCCAGGACGACTCCACCTACTACATCGTCATGGAGTTCGTGCACGGGACCAACCTCAAGGATCTCATCACCGAGCGTGGGCCAGTCGATCCTGCGAAGGTCGCTGAGTACGGCCTTCGGGTCGCCGAAGCGCTGTCCGTAGCCCACGGGTACGACATCATCCATCGCGACATCAAGCCGCACAACATCGTCCTTACGCCGGGTGGCGCGATCAAGGTCATGGACTTCGGCATCGCTCGCGCCGGCAACACCCAGATGACGCAGACCGGCTCTGTTCTCGGAACCGCGCACTACGTGAGCCCCGAGCAAGCGCAGGGCCGCGACCTGACCCCCGCAAGCGACCTCTACTCGCTGGGCGTCGTCCTCTACGAGCTAGCCACGGGCCGCGTGCCTTTCGACGCCGATACCCCAGTGGCCGTCGCCCTCAAGCAAGTCAACGAGGAGCCCGTTCCCCCGAGCAAGATCAACCCATCTATCCCTCGCAGCCTCGAAGCGGTCATCATGCGCGCCATGGCGAAGAACCCCGCCGACAGGTACGCATCCGCCGTCGAGATGGGCCGCGATCTGTCTCGCGTCGCATCGGGTCGCACGATCGAGTCAGCAATGAACGACAGCCGCGACATGGACACCACCACTGTGATGCCCAAGATCGGTTCCGACGGCGAAAGAGTAGGACCTCCTAGGGTCCGCGCTGTGCCCCGTCGGCGAAACCCATGGCCATGGGTGGCTCTTGTGACGATCCTCTTGATCATCGCCTTTGGGGCCGCTTGGGGCCTCGGCGTCTTCGAGACCACTCCCCGCGTGGTAGTCCCGAATCTTACCGGGATGAGCGAGCAACAGGTCACCGATGCCCTCGACGAGATCGGCTTGTCGGTCGGGGCGGTCACCTTCGAGTACTCGGAAGAGCCGTCCGGTACCGTGCTCAGCCATAATCCCGAAGCTGGGACCGAAGTCGAGGTTCCCTCGGAAATCAGCGTGGTCTTCAGCAAGGGCACCGAGCAGCTGGGCATCCCGAACCTTGTGGGCATGAGTGAGCCTGAGGCTTTGGCGGGAATACGCCTAGCCGGATTCGAGCTCAATCTCATCCAGCGGGAGTACTCCGACCAGCCCGAAGGGGCCGTCATCAGGCAGACCCCCGAGGCCGATTCGCTTGCCCCTCCGGGCGCCCTAGTGACCATCGTGGTTAGCAAAGGCCTAGAGCTTCGTGAAATTCCGCCCGTCGGCGGAATGACACAGCCCGACGCACGCAGACAGCTCGAGGCTGCAGGATTCGCGGTGAAAGTCGCCGAGGAGTTCAGTGACACCGTCGCCAGAGGCACCGTCATCGGGCAGTCACCCACTGCCGGGGCTTCGATCAACGTCGGCGGCGAGGTCACCATCCGCGTCTCCAAGGGCCGCGACCTTGTCAAGGTACCCAGAGTCATCGACATGCGTGAAGAGCAGGCTATAGCTGCGCTACAGGCAGCCGGGTTCGAGGTCGATATCCAAGAACAGGTCAGCCCCGATGATGGCATCGTCCTGACCCAGGACCCGATACCCGATTTCAGCGCACCGCGTGGCTCACTCGTGATCATCTACGTGGGAGTCAGGCCCTAG